From Kwoniella shandongensis chromosome 2, complete sequence, the proteins below share one genomic window:
- a CDS encoding 4-hydroxybenzoate polyprenyl transferase, with translation MFPTLIRATRCGRPLSVLSASRSSSVHFRTAAFSSNPKRTTPTILSTLSPTRRLTTPSPPSSSKPPSLSSTSIPPGASSELVDPTSSTPVTTPAAPNILDKILPRWAMGAKPYLLLTRIDKPIGSILLFWPCAWSITMASTLHQLPITTPLFYLSLFALGSVVMRGAGCTINDMWDSKMDAMVERTKTRPIAAGDVTQFGALTFLGAQMSIGLAILTQLNWYSIVLGASSLSLVVIYPFMKRITYYPQVVLGLAFNWGAFLGWSAVAGAVDWTIATPMYVGGAAWCVMYDIIYAHQDKKDDVLAGVKSMALRFPDTSRTVISTLSASFVSLLTLTGHLAGLGPLYYLISCGGAAAHLAWQCATVNFDSRPDCWSKFSSNGYLGGLVWLGIAADYVQQVLLGIPA, from the exons ATGTTCCCCACGCTCATCCGCGCCACGCGGTGTGGTCGTCCCCTCTCCGTTTTGAGTGCGTCACGTTCCTCCTCGGTGCACTTCCGAACAGCGGCTTTCTCTTCAAATCCAAAACGAACAACCCCAACGATCCTCTCCACACTTTCCCCCACTCGTCGACTCACCACACCGTccccaccatcatcttctaaACCTCCCTCACTATCGTCTACTTCTATTCCTCCTGGGGCCAGCTCCGAGCTTGTCGATCCTACATCTTCCACGCCTGTCACGACGCCTGCAGCACCCAATATACTCGATAAGATCTTACCGAGATGGGCTATGGGTGCGAAGCCTTATTTGTTATTGACTAGGATAGATAAGCCGATAGGATCGATATTACTCTTCTGGCCATGTG CATGGTCAATAACGATGGCCTCGACATTACACCAACTTCCCATAACCACACCACTCTTCTATCTCTCGTTGTTCGCGCTCGGATCAGTAGTCATGCGAGGTGCGGGATGTACTATCAACGATATGTGGGATAGCAAAATGGATGCGATGGTCG AACGTACAAAAACACGTCCGATCGCAGCAGGGGATGTGACCCAATTCGGagcactcactttcctcgGTGCGCAGATGAGTATCGGTCTCGCGATCCTCACCCAGCTCAATTGGTACAG TATCGTCCTTGGAGCATCCTCATTATCGCTCGTTGTGATCTATCCATTCATGAAACGAATCACCTATTACCCCCAAGTAGTCCTCG GCCTCGCTTTCAACTGGGGAGCATTCCTCGGCTGGTCAGCAGTTGCCGGTGCTGTAGACTGGACAATCGCTACCCCAATGTATGTCGGTGGAGCAGCTTGGTGTGTCATGTATGATATCATCTATGCtcatcag GACAAGAAAGACGACGTTCTAGCCGGTGTCAAGTCCATGGCCCTTCGATTCCCCGACACTTCTAGAACCGTCATCTCTACCCTATCCGCCTCTTtcgtctctctcctcactctcacaggCCACTTGGCAGGTCTCGGACCCCTCTACTACCTCATCTCATGTGGTGGCGCAGCCGCTCATCTCGCTTGGCAATGCGCCACTGTCAACTTTGACAGTCGACCGGATTGCTGGAGCAAGTTCTCAAGTAACGGTTATCTCGGCGGATTGGTTTGGTTGGGTATTGCGGCGGATTACGTTCAGCAGGTGCTGTTGGGTATTCCTGCTTGA
- a CDS encoding translation initiation factor IF-2: MVLAIAPCRCCRGLLHRLTPLARPFSTSSGLLEEGFKLPSRDWSAHKLSGSSRGSNNGPKVGGSGPKRGGSRDREDNRENGGNRRKQQLFGAEGRDSNAGPSRSFGGPNNKRRDNLSQGLSKWGVPQKDKEPVASGFGLKSAREESTRRSGLYGDVIDKGRSNQARRKEERPRGPSAFEDLLGGASSDKNKGSRNAVKGSAEGMAFVAGAVSPGVSTTTTSPVEDAGEGGDGESFAERSRHGLPRDRRGRNREASGSLLSRLQAAEDEEASLPSRPHHNHKRDHRSGSTNINIDANSNNNQPRKPKISKPKLVEVRAEKEVYIPRTISTGNLAKIFGVKLFPLQAKMMRLDMSEDQRRSDYLLSAEEACNIAIEYGYNPVVDDEASFDIYPDTDPADGADQPLRPPVVTIMGHVDHGKTTLLDSLRHTSVAASEAGGITQHIGAFSVPLSSLLPNSSSGSSTITFLDTPGHAAFTAMRARGASVTDIVVLVVAADDGVMPQTREVLELVKSEGDKVGLVVAINKCDKPGVDVDKVKSALGAEGIHLEEDGGDVPSVRVSGLTKLGLDNLVETLATLAELRDLRARKEGKAEGYVLESRVDKGRGNIATVLVTRGTLRTSASIVAGQTWCRVRQMQDDKGKAIREALPGTPVSITGWKELPSAGDELLEAIKGEDEAKKAVNNRKRDEERKRMLADVEQINAKRREERLRVEAEAAALEAATESGAVNGETTSEGEVKPKEVKEEFKTLRLVIKADVSGTVEAVVGALEHIGNKEAGVKIVHTGVGEVTESDITQAEASEATIIGFNVSASRQIQTLAKSVHVPLQLESVIYRLIDQVRARVAALLPPKIEYSVKGEASVAQLFSINVKRKQAITIAGCRVGNGVINRTEGVRVLRGDDREVVYEGKIETLKHLKKEVQEVRKGMECGIALEGFTDIREGDEIVTFTKIEVPREL; encoded by the exons ATGGTCCTCGCAATCGCACCCTGTCGGTGCTGCAGAGGTTTACTCCATCGTTTGACTCCCCTCGCTAGGCcgttctcgacctcgtcagGATTGCTTGAAGAAGGCTTCAAGTTGCCCAGTCGAGATTGGTCCGCTCATAAACTGTCGGGCTCATCTAGGGGATCGAATAATGGTCCTaaggttggaggaagtggacCGAAACGTGGTGGATCCAGGGATAGGGAAGATAACAGGGAGAATGGGGGGAATCGACGTAAACAGCAGCTGTTTGGAgcagaaggtcgag ACTCCAACGCTGGTCCGAGTCGATCTTTCGGTGGACCTAACAACAAACGTCGTGACAACCTTTCTCAAGGTCTATCGAAATGGGGTGTACCTCAAAAAGACAAAGAACCTGTCGCCTCTGGGTTTGGCCTGAAGTCTGCTCGAGAGGAATCTACCAGACGAAGTGGTCTGTATGGGGATGTCATCGATAAAGGTCGATCGAATCAGGCGAGacggaaagaggagagaccTAGGGGACCTTCAGCGTTCGAAGATCTGTTAGGCGGCGCTAGCTCAGATAAGAATAAAGGTAGTCGAAATGCTGTTAAAGGATCAGCTGAGGGTATGGCCTTCGTAGCTGGAGCTGTGAGCCCCGGAGTCTCGACTACGACCACATCTCCAGTCGAGGACGCGggcgaaggtggtgatggagagTCATTTGCGGAGAGGAGTCGGCATGGTCTGCCcagagatcgaagaggacgaaaTCGTGAAGCGTCCGGATCTTTATTATCCCGTCTTCAAGcggcagaagatgaagaagcttctcttccatcacgACctcatcacaatcacaaaCGAGATCATCGCAGCGGTtctaccaacatcaacatcgatgcCAACTCCAATAACAATCAACCACGAAAACCTAAAATCTCGAAACCGAAACTCGTAGAGGTACGAGCCGAGAAAGAAGTGTATATCCCTCGAACCATCTCCACAGGAAATTTGGCCAAAATCTTTGGTGTGAAGCTTTTCCCTCTTCAGGCCAAGATGATGAGACTGGACATGAGTGAAGATCAGAGGAGATCGGACTACCTGTTAAGTGCAGAAGAGGCTTGTAATATCGCGATCGAGTATGGGTATAATCCCGTAgtggatgacgaggcgaGCTTTGACATCTACCCTGA TACCGATCCGGCTGATGGAGCTGATCAACCTTTGAGGCCGCCTGT CGTCACAATCATG GGCCACGTTGACCACGGCAAGACCACACTGCTCGACTCGCTCCGACACACCTCTGTCGCTGCGTCCGAAGCAGGAGGTATCACTCAACATATTGGTGCCTTCTCCGTACCActctcgtctcttctccctaACAGCTCTTCCGGCTCgtccaccatcaccttcctcgacaCACCCGGTCACGCAGCTTTCACAGCGATGCGAGCTCGAGGTGCCTCAGTGACAgatatcgtcgtcctcgtcgttgcTGCGGATGATGGTGTCATGCCTCAGACGAGAGAAGTGCTTGAGCTGGTCAAGAGTGAAGGGGACAAGGTCGGCTTGGTGGTCGCGATCAATAAATGCGATAAACCGGGAGTCGATGTGGACAAGGTGAAGAGTGCTTTGGGTGCTGAAGGAATTCAtctggaggaggatggtggagatgtccCTAGTGTCAGGGTGTCTGGTTTGACCAAACTGGGTTTGGACAACCTTGTTGAGACTCTGGCGACTCTCGCCGAGCTAAGAGATCTTcgagcgaggaaggaaggtaAAGCAGAGGGTTACGTTTTAGAATCCCGGGTTGACAAgggacgagg AAACATCGCTACTGTTCTTGTGACGAGAGGAACCCTGCGAACCAGTGCGTCTATCGTAGCCGGTCAGACCTGGTGTCGAGTAAGACAAATGCAGGACGACAAGGGCAAAGCCATCCGTGAAGCGTTGCCAGGTACACCCGTTTCCATTACGGGATGGAAAGAACTCCCCTCAGCTGGCGATGAGTTGCTTGAAGCTATcaagggcgaagatgaggcgaagaaggccgTGAATAAtaggaagagggatgaagagaggaagaggatgttggcggaCGTCGAACAGATCAACGCGAAGAGGCGtgaggagaggttgagagtaGAAGCGGAAGCAGCTGCGTTGGAAGCTGCTACTGAAAGTGGAGCAGTGAACGGGGAAACTACCTCGGAAGGCGAGGTAAAGCCAAAGGAGGTCAAGGAAGAATTCAAGACTTTGAGATTGGTCATCAAGGCGGATGTTAGCGGGACGGTCGAGGCGGTCGTGGGTGCATTGGAACATATTGGGAACAAGGAAGCGGGAGTCAAGATCGTTCATACCGGTGTAGGAGAGGTCACCGAGTCTGATATCACGCAAGCCGAAGCGTCAGAGG CCACCATCATCGGATTCAACGTTTCTGCTTCTCGACAGATCCAAACACTTGCGAAATCCGTTCATGTGCCGCTTCAACTGGAATCTGTCATCTACCGACTTATCGACCAAGTCCGCGCTCGAGTCGCAGCGCTCTTACCTCCGAAAATTGAATATTCGGTCAAGGGAGAAGCGTCTGTCGCTCAACTCTTCTCAATCAACGTGAAACGTAAACAAGCAATCACGATCGCTGGTTGTCGAGTCGGTAACGGGGTGATCAACCGTACGGAGGGCGTGAGGGTTTTGCGTGGCGATGACAGAGAGGTGGTCTACGAGGGGAAGATTGAGACGCTGAAACatctgaagaaggaggtacAGGAGGTGAGGAAAGGTATGGAGTGTGGAATTGCCTTGGAAGGGTTCACCGATATCAGAGAGGGGGATGAGATTGTCACATTTACGAAGATTGAAGTGCCAAGGGAATTATAG
- a CDS encoding oxoglutarate dehydrogenase (succinyl-transferring), E1 component: protein MLTRVSSKRLLLFRVSRLNRSYHDDATFGYRVPSKYQLPDYTQEELDNRNANAPLLRYVESVRRHGHRAAQIDPLDLMDRDPVGALDPYRYGLTDSRSYPLQGILHLPRTQKPTTPPSTPAAPRTESGEGSDATLPLDKIREHLMGVYVDKIGYEYMHSPDKNERLWFSHHVETEASSFVRPLENAKKKRIWELLARSEELDRFLGKKFPNLKRYGCEGAESMLPALDTLFELSAKSGVSSIVLSLPHRGRLSLLCDPELLAYPPEALFSKIKGAPEFDPATAPGATGDVISHLSAIRQLEYDGHEVKVEVLQNPSHLEAVNPVALGVTRAKQMSLLKSSPKECKLGDKVLCVQLHGDAAFAGQGVVAESLGLSGLPHYGSGGTVHIIVNIGYTTPASLSRSSIYSSDIAKMIGCPILHVNGDYPEAVVRAVDVALRYRQMFRKDVIIDLICYRRWGHNELDEPAYTQPLMYEKIRGRKSVPEMYEKRLAEQGVLAENGATESRGQYTSQLEGRLNSVETYKHKSQMLQGKWSPYVWPAGGKAEHHPETGVPKDELIEVATASVTLPESFNVHPRLKRHISSRLKALEAKVDFATAEAMAFGSLMQDGCDIRISGQDVGRGTFSQRHAMFVDQKTESCLIPLNQAFSPEAGKLELANSSLSEMAVLGFEVGMSWASPKLLPIWEAQFGDFMNGAQSMIDTFIVGAQAKWLKQSGLVMMLPHGYDGAGPEHSSCKIERFLQLSNDTACDDAHGNVNLTVVNPSTPAQLFHLLRRQMKRNYRRPLIIASPKGLLRSPLASSSLDDMTLDTRFQPVLENPSNSPAAKRVIFCSGKHYYTLSEQISKLDKVDQIALARIEELSPFPYKEVGAVLSKYSSSSCPEVIWAQEEPENQGAWTYVRPRLDHLLEANGWKGKLRYARRKSCPTTAVGVGSWHKKEMEQIMKDALE, encoded by the exons ATGCTGACGCGAGTCAGTAGCAAacgcttgttgttgtttcgcGTGTCTCGGTTGAACAGGTCATACCACGACGATGCAACCTTTGGTTACAGAGTGCCTAGCAAGTATCAGCTACCAGATT ACACACAAGAGGAGTTAGACAACCG AAACGCCAATGCTCCATTACTTCGATATGTTGAGTCCGTCAGACGACATGGCCATCGTGCGGCTCAGATTGACCCCTTGGATCTCATGGACAGAGA CCCCGTTGGAGCACTTGACCCATATCGATACGGGTTGACCGACTCTCGCTCATATCCCCTTCAAGGtattctccatctccctcgaaCACAGAAGCCCACAACCCCACCTTCCACTCCGGCAGCACCTCGTAccgaaagtggagaaggttCTGATgccactcttcctctcgacaAAATCAGAGAACATCTAATGGGAGTGTATGTCGATAAGATCGGATACGAGTACATGCATTCACCCGATAAGAATGAAAGGCT ATGGTTCTCCCATCATGTCGAGACAGAAGCGTCATCGTTTGTGCGTCCATTGGAGaacgcgaagaagaagagaataTGGGAGTTATTGGCCAGAAGCGAGGAGCTTGATCGGTTTCTGGGCAAGAAGTTTCCCAATCTCAAACGATATG GATGTGAAGGAGCAGAAAGCATGCTTCCTGCTCTGGATACTCTGTTCGAGCTCTCCGCTAAATCCGGCGTATCCTCAATCGTCCTTTCGCTTCCGCATCGAGGCAGACTTTCCCTCTTGTGTGATCCTGAACTTCTCGCCTACCCTCCAGAAGCTTTGTTCTCGAAGATCAAAGGAGCTCCCGAGTTCGACCCAGCTACTGCTCCAGGGGCGACAGGCGATGTTATTAGCCACCTCTCTGCGATCCGGCAGCTCGAATACGATGGCCATGAAGTCAAAGTGGAAGTTCTACAGAACCCAAGTCATTTGGAAGCTGTCAACCCTGTAGCTTTGGGTGTGACACGAGCGAAACAGATGTCTTTGTTAAAGTCCTCGCCGAAGGAGTGTAAATTAGGCGATAAGGTGTTATGTGTGCAGCTTCATGGCGACGCAGCATTCGCGGGACAAGGAGTGGTTGCCGAAAGTTTAGGCCTGAGTGGTCTGCCACATTATGGCAGTGGCGGAACTGTGCATATCATCGTTAA CATCGGCTACACCACTCCCGCATCTTTGTCACGGTCTAGTATATACTCCTCTGACATAGCCAAGATGATCGGATGTCCTATTTTACACGTCAATGGCGATTACCCCGAAGCTGTAGTTCGTGCCGTCGATGTTGCGCTCAGGTACCGACAAATGTTCAGAAAAGATGTCATCATCGACTTGATCTGTTACAGGCGCTGGGGTCATAATGAGCTCGATGAGCCTGCATATACGCAGC CGTTGATGTACGAGAAGATCAGGGGAAGGAAGTCTGTTCCAGAGATGTATGAGAAGCGACTGGCA GAGCAAGGGGTGCTGGCCGAAAATGGTGCGACCGAATCAAGGGGCCAATACACATCGCAATTGGAAGGCCGATTGAACAGTGTCGAGACCTACAAACACAAATCGCAGATGTTGCAGGGTAAATGGAGTCCATATGTCTGGCCGGCCGGCGGGAAGGCAGAACATCATCCCGAAACAGGTGTGCCTAAAGACGAGCTGATAGAAGTCGCGACTGCCAGCGTAACTCTTCCCGAATCTTTC AACGTACATCCGCGACTCAAACGACACATATCCTCCCGTCTCAAGGCTCTGGAAGCCAAAGTTGACTTTGCAACGGCCGAGGCGATGGCTTTTGGCTCGCTTATGCAAGACGGTTGCGACATCCGAATATCTGGTCAAGATGTCGGACGAGGGACTTTCtcgcaaag ACACGCGATGTTTGTTGACCAAAAGACAGAGTCTTGTCTTATTCCACTGAACCAAGCATTCTCACCAGAAGCGGGAAAATTGGAACTGGCGAATA GTTCTTTAAGCGAAATGGCGGTACTCGGCTTCGAAGTGGGAATGAGTTGGGCAAGTCCCAAGCTGTTACCGATCTGGGAAGCCCAATTTGGAGACTTCATGAATGGCGCTCAGAGCATGATCGACACGTTCATCGTTGGTGCCCAGG CGAAATGGCTCAAGCAGAGTGGTCTCGTGATGATGCTACCGCATGGCTACGATGGTGCGGGACCTGAACATTCTTCCTGCAAGATTGAGCGGTTCttacag CTGTCCAACGACACTGCGTGCGACGACGCTCACGGCAACGTCAACCTGACTGTTGTAAACCCTTCGACTCCAGCTCAACTATTCCACCTGCTCCGAAGACAGATGAAACGCAACTACAGACGCCCATTGATTATCGCCTCGCCGAAGGGTCTACTCAGATCACCG CTGGCCTCTTCTTCACTAGACGATATGACACTAGATACTCGTTTCCAGCCTGTCTTGGAGAATCCTTCAAACTCGCCTGCTGCAAAGCGTGTTATCTTCTGTTCTGGCAAACACTACTATACCCTGTCAGAGCAGATATCCAAGCTCGACAAAGTCGATCAAATAGCGCTTGCGCGAATCGAAGAACTGTCGCCGTTCCCTTACAAGGAGGTAGGCGCTGTGCTCTCCAAGTATTCGTCAAGCTCCTGCCCGGAGGTAATATGGGCTCAGGAAGAACCTGAAAATCAAGGCGCCTGGACTTATGTAAGACCACGATTGGATCATCTGTTAGAAGCCAACggatggaaggggaagttgagATATGCAAGGCGTAAGAGTTGTCCAACTACCGCGGTTGGTGTGGGGAGTTGgcacaagaaggagatggagcagaTAATGAAGGATGCCCtggagtga